The following proteins come from a genomic window of Parambassis ranga unplaced genomic scaffold, fParRan2.1 scaffold_184_arrow_ctg1, whole genome shotgun sequence:
- the LOC114429637 gene encoding interferon-inducible GTPase 1-like, giving the protein MAGLPSSEPLAEVIKEVLQNSDQTLAVEKINEFLDKQNNIPLNIAVTGESGSGKSTFVNAFRGINNGDDGAAPTGCVETTTEVTAYPHPNYPNVVLWDLPGIGTTKFPANKYKKHVGLEKYDFFIIISDTRFRENDVRLAKKIRKMKKKFYFVRSKIDRDLQSEEITCKSNFDREKTLTKIRDNCIQAMNESVLLPTQRV; this is encoded by the exons ATGGCTGGTCTACCTTCTTCTGAGCCACTCGCAGAAGTAATTAAAGAAGTACTCCAGAACAGTGATCAAACCCTGGCTGTAGAAAAGATCAATGAGTTTTTAGACAAGCAGAACAACATTCCACTCAACATCGCTGTCACTGGAGAGTCTGGCTCTGGTAAATCCACCTTTGTTAATGCCTTCAGAGGCATAAACAATGGAGATGATGGAGCTGCACCCACTGGTTGTGTAGAAACCaccacagaggttacagcataccCTCATCCAAACTATCCTAATGTGGTCTTATGGGATCTCCCTGGTATCGGCACCACCAAGTTTCCAGCTAATAAGTACAAGAAGCATGTTGGACTGGAGAAGTatgacttcttcatcatcatctcagacACTCGCTTCAGAGAAAATGACGTCAGACTGGCTAAGAAGAtcaggaagatgaagaagaagttctACTTTGTCCGCTCAAAGATCGACAGGGATTTACAAAGTGAAGAAATTACGTGCAAGAGTAACtttgacagagagaagactttAACCAAAATCAGGGACAACTGCATTCAAG ccatgaacgAGAGTGTGCTGCTTCCCACACAGCGTGTGTGA